A single Alteribacter lacisalsi DNA region contains:
- a CDS encoding small-conductance mechanosensitive channel translates to MRAAETGTETPVKSNGLEVFHSKAHYWGRLTLWMLIAMCLVVPLYVSFVLGAHPGWNVILVGLIGYASFIGIMWVLEPITYYPALGIGGTYLAFLTGNIANMCLPCSSAAQKAVGAEVGTRKAEIAGVIGIAIASLVNITIIVVIIFAGTAILGALPAAVHEAFDFILPAIFGAVLGQFAYKTPKYGIAALLVGMAVLFAPIFDLIKIPLTVALTIALILFMEKQKNKKAAD, encoded by the coding sequence ATGAGAGCAGCGGAGACAGGAACGGAAACGCCTGTGAAATCGAACGGGCTTGAAGTTTTTCACAGCAAAGCGCATTACTGGGGACGGTTGACACTTTGGATGTTAATCGCCATGTGTCTGGTGGTGCCTTTATATGTATCGTTTGTTTTAGGCGCTCACCCCGGGTGGAATGTGATCCTTGTGGGACTGATCGGCTACGCGAGCTTTATTGGGATCATGTGGGTACTGGAACCGATCACCTACTATCCTGCCCTTGGAATCGGAGGAACCTACTTAGCGTTTTTAACAGGCAATATTGCAAATATGTGTCTGCCGTGTTCTTCTGCCGCGCAGAAAGCAGTAGGAGCGGAAGTGGGTACACGGAAAGCGGAAATCGCCGGTGTGATCGGGATTGCCATCGCGTCCCTCGTGAATATCACGATCATCGTTGTAATTATATTTGCCGGAACCGCCATTTTGGGAGCGTTGCCTGCTGCGGTGCACGAGGCATTCGATTTTATTCTGCCGGCGATCTTCGGGGCGGTACTGGGGCAGTTTGCCTACAAAACGCCAAAATACGGCATCGCCGCCCTTCTGGTTGGTATGGCGGTTCTGTTCGCCCCGATCTTCGACTTAATAAAAATCCCGCTCACGGTTGCGCTTACCATTGCGCTGATCCTGTTTATGGAAAAGCAGAAGAATAAAAAAGCTGCAGATTGA
- a CDS encoding DUF5058 family protein has protein sequence MEEVLRTANSTPFWIMAFIFVGIVAFQAIVFLRIAKESAPDAGLSETEVKTAIRTGLISSIGPSFGIAIVLVSLIALIGSPLTLIRIGIIGSAATESSAAVIGANAFGMELNSPDFTLQAFSAVVWTMCIGGMGWLIFTALFTKRLGATQSKIEKKNPKAMAIISLAAMLGAFAFLASQQMINSANHVIAGVAAIATMIILMKTADRKHIAWLKEWALGISIVVGMTAAYFTTLI, from the coding sequence ATGGAAGAAGTACTGCGTACAGCCAATAGTACGCCGTTCTGGATCATGGCCTTTATTTTTGTCGGCATCGTCGCTTTTCAGGCAATTGTATTTTTAAGAATCGCAAAGGAAAGCGCGCCGGACGCAGGGTTGTCAGAAACAGAGGTAAAAACAGCCATCAGGACCGGTTTAATCAGCTCCATTGGACCCTCGTTTGGAATTGCGATTGTCCTTGTCTCGTTAATTGCACTAATCGGCTCGCCGCTGACACTTATCAGAATCGGGATTATCGGCTCCGCGGCTACCGAATCATCTGCAGCGGTCATTGGTGCGAATGCGTTTGGCATGGAATTGAATTCACCTGATTTTACGTTACAGGCTTTCAGCGCCGTTGTCTGGACGATGTGTATTGGAGGTATGGGATGGTTAATCTTCACCGCGCTCTTTACGAAGCGTCTCGGAGCCACGCAAAGTAAAATTGAAAAAAAGAATCCCAAGGCCATGGCGATTATTTCACTGGCCGCGATGCTGGGAGCGTTTGCCTTTCTTGCCAGCCAGCAGATGATCAATAGTGCAAATCATGTGATTGCCGGAGTGGCTGCGATTGCGACGATGATTATTCTGATGAAAACCGCTGACAGGAAGCATATCGCCTGGCTGAAAGAGTGGGCATTGGGGATCTCGATCGTCGTCGGGATGACGGCTGCCTATTTTACGACTCTCATCTAG
- a CDS encoding M20 metallopeptidase family protein — protein MREKMFSRLEEIYPELVEFRRDLHMYPELSHTEVNTPKKIAAFLTELGLEVRTGVGERGVVGMLKGGRPGKTVALRADFDALPIQDEKEVAYRSRVPGVMHACGHDLHTAGLLGVAKVLSENREALQGNVVFIHQFAEEVIPGGAKFMIEDGCLEGVDVIYGAHVHATSPLGVVGLNEGPAMANGDMFEIEIAGKGVHAAMPHQGVDPLAAGSQLLLNLQQIVSRQVDPLKPAVVSVTAFNGGDSFNVIPDKVTLKGTVRTLHSDVRDRVEESIGKIAENTCNAFGASVNYNYVRGYPAVVNDRAETVFIENIARDLFGEEKVQRISPTMGMEDFAYYLQKVPGTFFWVGGALEDPSEVYPHHHPKFNVQEEAMKYIGRIFIAAVMENLSGKSEVPQ, from the coding sequence ATGAGAGAAAAGATGTTTTCCAGACTGGAAGAGATTTATCCGGAACTGGTCGAGTTCAGAAGAGACCTGCATATGTACCCCGAACTCTCACACACAGAAGTGAACACTCCGAAGAAGATTGCTGCCTTTCTGACCGAGCTGGGACTGGAAGTCAGAACAGGGGTCGGAGAACGGGGCGTGGTTGGCATGCTAAAAGGAGGCAGGCCGGGTAAAACAGTCGCGTTACGGGCGGACTTTGACGCGCTTCCGATCCAGGATGAAAAAGAGGTGGCCTACCGTTCCCGTGTCCCGGGGGTGATGCACGCCTGCGGCCATGACCTTCATACTGCCGGACTGCTTGGTGTTGCGAAAGTGCTGAGTGAAAACAGAGAGGCACTGCAAGGGAATGTCGTTTTTATTCACCAGTTTGCCGAAGAGGTCATCCCCGGCGGAGCCAAATTCATGATCGAAGACGGCTGCCTCGAGGGTGTTGACGTGATTTACGGTGCCCATGTGCATGCCACTTCACCCCTTGGCGTTGTCGGGCTGAATGAAGGCCCCGCAATGGCCAACGGTGACATGTTCGAGATCGAAATCGCAGGGAAAGGTGTCCATGCAGCCATGCCTCATCAGGGAGTTGATCCGCTGGCAGCCGGCAGTCAGCTGCTGCTTAATCTCCAGCAGATTGTAAGCCGTCAGGTGGATCCATTAAAACCGGCTGTCGTATCGGTAACCGCTTTTAATGGCGGCGACAGCTTCAATGTGATCCCGGATAAAGTCACGCTGAAAGGAACCGTGCGCACGTTACATAGTGACGTCCGTGACCGGGTTGAAGAGTCGATCGGAAAAATTGCAGAGAATACATGCAACGCTTTCGGGGCTTCTGTGAATTACAACTATGTCCGGGGCTATCCGGCTGTTGTCAATGACAGAGCGGAGACAGTGTTCATTGAGAACATTGCCAGAGACCTGTTTGGTGAGGAAAAAGTGCAGAGAATCTCTCCGACAATGGGAATGGAGGATTTCGCCTACTATTTGCAGAAAGTGCCCGGCACGTTTTTCTGGGTGGGGGGAGCGCTCGAAGACCCATCTGAGGTTTATCCGCATCATCATCCGAAGTTCAATGTACAAGAGGAAGCGATGAAATATATCGGCCGCATCTTTATTGCAGCGGTTATGGAAAACCTATCCGGAAAAAGTGAAGTCCCGCAGTAA
- a CDS encoding sodium:solute symporter family transporter translates to MLSIIPGYVIWIIIVLAIFYFALVTWIGKRGISHSKTMAGFATAKGSVSPIIVGASFAATYSSVNLFIGVPGLAYQYGTSVLWYTLGCFGVSWIALLLIAKKFWKFSQGQGGVLTLPEWLGKRYKSKVLQVLVALLILFNVYYIVGQNVGLATIFETIVGIPYVWGIVIAVVITIAYIGIGGAFAQLVSDGIQGLLMAVTSILVFVSIFWVVGGFSELSTQLAAIDPNLVSAINTTEGSPYDSRLAIAAVQFMLFAFILMPHLLNKILSLETEADLRPFTLSSGVILFLISTLMVLGGLAARAQFPNLANPDQAIPVYLFEAFHPVIAAFLIFGIISAILSSTDSLYLGVTSSIGNDVYRNVAPHVSRSPISAETLDRRAVKVSKYSLVFVGLATLYVSFNRPESLSLLIQFSYSAIICGVMAPILLGYVWKRAHRYGAIASLITGTSLYVLFTTADIISNIYLAMLASTLISFLVMIILSFVANVQTESAKRTAYHS, encoded by the coding sequence ATGCTGTCCATTATTCCCGGCTATGTGATCTGGATTATCATTGTTCTCGCCATCTTTTATTTTGCCCTTGTGACCTGGATTGGAAAACGGGGGATCTCACACAGTAAAACCATGGCGGGTTTTGCCACCGCCAAAGGGAGTGTGAGTCCCATCATTGTCGGTGCCAGCTTTGCGGCTACCTATTCAAGCGTGAACCTGTTCATCGGGGTGCCCGGCCTGGCTTACCAGTACGGGACGTCCGTTTTATGGTACACGTTAGGATGTTTCGGAGTATCCTGGATTGCCCTGCTTCTTATTGCCAAGAAGTTCTGGAAGTTTTCTCAGGGCCAGGGTGGCGTGCTTACCTTGCCGGAATGGCTCGGAAAACGCTACAAAAGTAAAGTCCTGCAGGTGCTGGTTGCGCTCCTGATTCTGTTTAATGTCTACTATATTGTCGGCCAGAACGTGGGCCTTGCCACTATCTTCGAAACGATTGTCGGCATTCCGTACGTGTGGGGAATCGTCATCGCTGTCGTGATCACCATTGCCTATATCGGCATCGGCGGCGCTTTTGCCCAGCTTGTCAGTGACGGCATCCAGGGCCTGCTCATGGCGGTCACGAGTATTCTGGTATTCGTGTCGATCTTCTGGGTGGTTGGTGGGTTCTCTGAACTCAGTACCCAGCTGGCGGCTATCGATCCGAACCTGGTTTCTGCCATTAATACAACGGAAGGAAGTCCTTATGACAGCCGCCTGGCCATTGCCGCTGTGCAGTTCATGTTATTTGCCTTCATTCTTATGCCTCATCTGCTGAACAAAATTCTGTCGCTTGAAACAGAAGCGGATTTAAGACCCTTTACACTGTCATCAGGTGTGATTCTCTTTCTGATCTCGACGCTGATGGTGCTGGGAGGACTGGCGGCAAGAGCGCAGTTCCCGAACCTTGCAAATCCTGACCAGGCAATTCCAGTCTATCTGTTTGAAGCCTTTCATCCTGTCATTGCCGCGTTTTTAATCTTTGGCATCATTTCTGCTATTTTATCGAGTACAGACAGCTTATATCTTGGTGTGACATCCAGTATCGGGAATGACGTTTACCGTAACGTCGCTCCGCATGTATCCAGATCACCGATTTCTGCTGAAACACTGGACCGGCGTGCGGTAAAAGTGTCCAAATATTCGCTTGTGTTTGTCGGTCTGGCCACACTCTACGTATCCTTTAACCGGCCCGAATCCCTTTCCCTACTGATTCAGTTCAGTTACTCCGCTATTATCTGCGGCGTGATGGCCCCGATCCTTCTGGGATACGTGTGGAAACGGGCACACCGCTACGGCGCAATCGCGTCACTTATTACAGGGACGTCGCTGTACGTGCTCTTTACAACCGCTGATATCATTTCCAACATTTATCTGGCGATGCTGGCAAGCACACTCATCAGTTTTCTCGTCATGATCATCCTGAGCTTTGTCGCAAATGTTCAGACCGAATCCGCAAAGCGCACCGCCTACCACTCCTAA
- a CDS encoding AMP-binding protein, translating to MNLTTQKKYAWHPSEEQIQSANLTAFLRKTGLQNVQQLHQWSIEEPLSFYSFVLEELNLSWYAPFTQVMDSSEGKANTAFFTEGKTNVLLNTVEKQLRLGRGGEEAIVWESEEGDVVSLTYRELEKKIDEFAAALLSLGIQKGDRVGIYLPYIPEVPIAFYACAKIGAVSIPIFSGYGEEAVAVRLQEGQAKVLITADGFKRRGKLIPLKQTADRAVLNAPSVKDVIVIEHTGQDIHLNLESDHLYRDLRQCNAIVETEVMDADDPLMIIYTSGTTGKPKGTVHTHVSYVTKSSLDMYFCFDVKKEDRLFWLTDFGWMMGPWLVLGSGLHGNTLVMFEGSPDYPECNRLFELIERHRISIFGVAPTVIRSLKAQIEKITEDLSTIRILGSTGEAWDEESWHWYLHHVGKNRAPIINYSGGTEVSGGILGCFPTLPIKPCGFHGPIPGMSAKVLDEKGKETDELGELSLTEPFIGMTQSLWHDHDRYLKTYWSRFPGVWSHGDLARKDEDGFWFLEGRSDDTMKIAGKGIGPGEIEAAIGSHPNVVESAAVGIPHPIKGQTAVIFAVLTDADLPVKELEAHCTERLGKALKPERIIPVPELPLTQSGKIARRLIRNRYLNKPLGDTSTLRNPESLKTIIPLKH from the coding sequence ATGAACCTGACAACACAGAAAAAGTATGCCTGGCACCCCTCGGAAGAACAGATCCAAAGTGCCAATCTCACGGCGTTTTTAAGAAAAACAGGGTTACAAAATGTTCAGCAGCTTCACCAATGGTCAATAGAAGAGCCGCTTTCTTTTTACTCCTTTGTTTTAGAAGAGCTCAATCTGAGCTGGTACGCTCCATTTACACAGGTAATGGACAGCTCGGAGGGGAAGGCGAATACGGCATTTTTTACAGAGGGGAAGACGAATGTCCTTTTAAACACCGTGGAAAAGCAGCTGCGCCTGGGCAGAGGCGGGGAAGAAGCGATCGTGTGGGAAAGTGAGGAAGGCGATGTGGTCAGCCTTACCTACCGGGAGCTTGAGAAAAAAATCGACGAATTTGCTGCCGCACTTCTCTCCCTTGGGATCCAAAAAGGAGACCGGGTCGGCATCTATCTTCCGTATATCCCGGAGGTCCCGATTGCCTTCTATGCCTGCGCGAAAATAGGGGCCGTCAGCATTCCGATTTTTTCAGGGTACGGGGAGGAAGCAGTAGCGGTGAGACTTCAGGAAGGGCAGGCGAAAGTGCTGATCACCGCAGACGGATTTAAGCGAAGAGGGAAGCTTATTCCATTAAAACAGACAGCTGATCGTGCCGTGCTGAACGCGCCTTCCGTGAAGGATGTAATCGTGATTGAACATACTGGCCAGGATATTCATTTGAACCTCGAATCCGATCACTTATACCGGGATTTACGTCAGTGTAACGCGATTGTGGAAACCGAGGTGATGGATGCGGATGATCCTTTAATGATTATTTACACCTCGGGGACAACAGGGAAGCCGAAAGGAACGGTACACACTCATGTGAGTTATGTCACAAAAAGCAGCCTTGATATGTATTTCTGCTTTGATGTGAAAAAAGAAGACCGGCTGTTCTGGCTCACGGACTTCGGATGGATGATGGGTCCCTGGCTCGTTCTTGGCTCCGGCCTTCACGGGAATACGCTGGTCATGTTCGAGGGGAGCCCGGATTATCCTGAGTGCAATCGTCTGTTCGAACTGATTGAGAGACACCGTATTTCGATTTTCGGCGTTGCGCCAACGGTCATTCGCTCGTTAAAGGCTCAAATAGAGAAAATTACAGAAGATCTATCGACAATCCGAATCCTCGGGTCGACAGGGGAAGCGTGGGATGAGGAATCCTGGCACTGGTACCTTCATCATGTCGGGAAAAACCGCGCACCGATTATCAACTATTCCGGAGGGACGGAAGTGTCAGGGGGAATTCTCGGCTGCTTTCCAACGTTGCCGATCAAGCCGTGCGGGTTTCATGGGCCGATCCCAGGCATGAGTGCGAAGGTGCTTGATGAGAAAGGAAAGGAAACAGACGAGCTGGGTGAACTGAGTCTGACGGAACCGTTTATCGGGATGACGCAGTCATTATGGCACGATCACGACCGGTATCTGAAAACATACTGGTCCAGGTTCCCCGGTGTATGGTCTCACGGAGACCTGGCACGAAAGGACGAGGATGGTTTCTGGTTTCTTGAAGGCAGATCAGACGACACGATGAAGATCGCCGGAAAAGGGATCGGCCCAGGGGAGATCGAGGCGGCGATTGGCAGTCATCCGAACGTAGTGGAGAGCGCAGCAGTCGGGATTCCTCATCCGATTAAAGGACAGACAGCCGTGATTTTTGCCGTTCTGACGGATGCAGATCTGCCGGTAAAAGAACTTGAAGCGCACTGCACCGAAAGACTCGGAAAAGCATTGAAGCCTGAAAGGATCATTCCGGTACCGGAATTGCCGCTCACCCAGAGTGGAAAAATTGCCCGGCGTTTGATCCGTAACCGCTACTTAAACAAGCCTTTAGGGGACACTTCCACTTTACGGAATCCTGAAAGTCTCAAAACGATAATTCCTTTAAAACATTAA
- a CDS encoding acetyl-CoA C-acyltransferase, whose translation MTTVILDGVRTPFGKWKGSLRDYEAKDLGALVVKELVTRVPEVKEADGVILAQVIQAGQGQNPARHVAAKGGVSLETPAVTLNNVCLGGLAAIADASRRITLGEGNLYIAGGFDSMTNAPYTSSIRKELAIGPVEYYDTLQDGLWCALSNESMGLLSDGKNEELTISREEQDAFAALSQQRASQAKAKLQEETFPIETKNGTLHHDEGIREGSTAEKLQKLSPAFRKDGTITAGNASQMSDGASVGIITSAEKADELGKKPLAAVLGWSEVAGPDESLHLKPARAIAALLEQQSLSVSDIDLFEINEAFASVAIASCRELDLPIEKVNVNGGAIAVGHPLAGTGFRLVLTLAHELRRRGGGKGIATLCGGGGQGMALLIDVPKEGGI comes from the coding sequence ATGACAACAGTGATTTTGGACGGGGTACGTACTCCTTTTGGAAAGTGGAAAGGCAGTCTCAGAGACTATGAAGCAAAAGACCTTGGCGCTCTTGTGGTAAAAGAACTCGTCACGCGCGTGCCTGAAGTGAAGGAGGCAGATGGCGTGATTCTGGCCCAGGTAATCCAGGCAGGGCAGGGACAGAACCCGGCAAGGCATGTGGCTGCCAAAGGAGGTGTGTCCCTTGAAACACCTGCCGTAACGCTGAACAATGTCTGTCTCGGGGGACTTGCGGCGATTGCGGATGCCTCGCGCCGGATCACCCTGGGAGAAGGAAATCTTTACATAGCCGGCGGCTTTGACTCCATGACCAACGCGCCTTACACGTCTTCCATTCGAAAAGAGCTGGCGATCGGCCCGGTGGAGTATTACGACACACTGCAGGATGGGCTCTGGTGCGCGCTTTCCAATGAATCCATGGGCCTTCTGAGCGACGGGAAAAACGAAGAGCTGACCATTTCGAGAGAGGAACAGGATGCGTTTGCCGCCCTTTCCCAGCAGCGGGCGTCCCAGGCAAAGGCGAAGCTTCAGGAAGAAACGTTCCCGATTGAAACGAAAAATGGCACGCTGCATCACGATGAAGGAATCAGAGAAGGCTCCACCGCTGAAAAGCTGCAAAAGCTGTCACCGGCCTTCAGAAAAGACGGCACTATTACAGCCGGAAACGCTTCACAAATGTCCGATGGCGCCAGCGTAGGCATTATCACAAGTGCTGAAAAAGCAGACGAACTTGGAAAAAAGCCGCTGGCAGCGGTGCTTGGATGGAGTGAAGTGGCCGGTCCGGATGAGAGCCTGCATCTGAAGCCTGCACGAGCGATTGCGGCTCTGCTGGAGCAGCAAAGTTTATCCGTTTCGGATATTGATCTGTTTGAGATTAACGAAGCCTTTGCAAGTGTGGCGATTGCCAGCTGCAGGGAACTGGACCTTCCGATTGAAAAGGTGAATGTGAATGGAGGCGCCATTGCGGTCGGTCATCCTCTGGCAGGAACCGGGTTCCGGCTTGTGCTTACACTCGCACATGAATTGAGACGACGGGGTGGAGGAAAAGGCATCGCCACGCTGTGCGGCGGGGGAGGACAGGGAATGGCGTTACTGATTGACGTACCGAAGGAAGGCGGGATTTGA
- a CDS encoding cupin domain-containing protein — translation MVTREVLASEGSVMVVKVELETGFIGDEDRHVEEQVSYIERGSVEFEVSGKKKVLRKGDVQYIPSNAPHRVNVVESCTILDVFTPVRKDLLEGSR, via the coding sequence ATGGTTACAAGAGAAGTGTTAGCATCAGAAGGATCGGTAATGGTTGTGAAAGTGGAACTGGAAACAGGTTTTATCGGTGATGAGGACAGGCACGTGGAAGAACAGGTCAGCTATATAGAAAGAGGAAGCGTCGAATTCGAGGTTTCCGGTAAGAAGAAGGTGCTTCGCAAAGGGGATGTCCAGTACATCCCTTCCAATGCCCCTCACCGGGTAAACGTAGTTGAGAGCTGTACTATTCTTGATGTTTTTACACCGGTACGAAAGGATTTGCTGGAGGGAAGCCGGTGA
- a CDS encoding TRAP transporter large permease, which yields MGFLLIGLFLVLLLIGVPIAFVIGIIAFVGIFAIPYIPEVTVPVRMLNGLDSFVLLAVPLFILAANLMNHGQISQKLINFSLKIVGHIRGGLAHANILVSMIFAGVSGASQADTAGVGKILIPSMKRQGYDTPTAVSVTAASSTIGVIIPPSIPMIIFAGLTNVSVGALFLAGIIPGVLVGLGMMILIYIFAVKRGYPKAARTSVNEFTKSFLETLPAIFTPVILIGGIISGIFTATEAAAFASVYTFLISMFFYKTLKIKDMPKVLTDTLMLSSLSLFALAAASALGELLSYYQVAMWAQEFFTNNISSKIVFILIIILFFLFIGTFMDAIPAMILFVPVVLPVALHFDISPVLLGIIVIMTLAIGLITPPYGLCLLLAAKIGNISIERSFKAVTPFILVILLVLGLVAFVPEVAFFIPKLFFPDLII from the coding sequence ATGGGCTTTTTATTAATAGGATTGTTTCTTGTGCTGCTCCTGATCGGTGTTCCGATTGCGTTTGTAATCGGCATCATTGCTTTTGTCGGTATTTTCGCCATCCCTTATATTCCTGAAGTTACTGTTCCTGTACGGATGCTCAATGGATTGGATTCTTTCGTTCTGCTCGCCGTGCCGCTATTTATCTTAGCTGCAAATTTAATGAACCACGGACAGATCTCGCAAAAGCTGATTAACTTTTCCCTTAAAATTGTCGGTCATATCCGTGGAGGTCTTGCCCACGCGAATATACTCGTATCAATGATTTTTGCTGGGGTATCCGGGGCCTCACAGGCAGATACGGCTGGTGTGGGTAAAATTCTGATCCCGAGTATGAAAAGACAGGGATACGATACCCCGACGGCTGTTAGTGTGACTGCTGCTTCATCAACGATTGGCGTCATTATTCCTCCTAGTATACCAATGATCATTTTTGCGGGACTTACGAATGTTTCCGTAGGAGCTTTGTTTTTAGCAGGGATTATACCAGGGGTTCTCGTTGGGCTTGGAATGATGATTCTGATATACATCTTTGCCGTTAAGCGTGGCTATCCAAAAGCGGCTCGTACCTCGGTAAATGAATTTACAAAGTCATTTTTGGAAACGCTTCCTGCTATTTTTACACCAGTCATTCTAATTGGTGGTATTATTTCAGGTATTTTCACAGCTACGGAAGCTGCTGCCTTTGCTTCTGTTTACACATTCCTGATCAGCATGTTTTTCTATAAGACTTTGAAAATCAAGGATATGCCGAAAGTGCTCACCGATACCCTGATGCTCAGTTCACTCTCGTTGTTTGCCCTTGCTGCCGCCAGCGCTCTAGGGGAACTGCTTAGTTACTATCAGGTAGCCATGTGGGCTCAGGAATTCTTTACGAATAACATATCAAGCAAGATTGTGTTTATTTTGATAATCATTTTGTTCTTCCTGTTTATCGGTACATTTATGGATGCGATACCGGCTATGATTCTGTTTGTTCCTGTTGTGCTGCCGGTTGCCCTGCACTTTGATATCAGCCCTGTGCTTCTCGGGATCATCGTTATAATGACTCTTGCAATCGGGCTCATTACGCCGCCATACGGTCTGTGTCTCTTGCTGGCAGCAAAGATCGGGAATATTTCAATTGAGCGTTCGTTTAAAGCAGTGACACCGTTCATTCTCGTAATTCTTTTGGTGCTTGGTCTGGTAGCTTTTGTTCCGGAAGTGGCATTCTTTATTCCAAAATTATTTTTCCCTGATTTAATCATATAA
- a CDS encoding TRAP transporter small permease: MFIKRLEQIQLTIGVIFLCIFFGAILVQVVSRHFGVSVLWTGEVANYSFIWAVFMGAAVMVNKKEHFNFDLLAKKLKGKSKYALNILIDVILITFSSALFVHSLTALTTFWNYQWVTIPALKMGYVWISLPIMAGTMVIYLAAHVFMNVKLITVRGGE, encoded by the coding sequence ATGTTCATTAAACGGCTGGAGCAGATTCAATTGACTATCGGAGTTATTTTTCTATGTATCTTTTTTGGGGCCATCCTCGTTCAGGTGGTAAGCCGTCATTTTGGCGTATCTGTTCTCTGGACAGGCGAGGTCGCTAACTATTCCTTTATCTGGGCCGTGTTTATGGGGGCGGCTGTGATGGTGAACAAGAAAGAGCATTTCAATTTTGACCTCTTGGCAAAGAAACTGAAAGGCAAATCAAAGTATGCGTTAAACATCCTCATTGACGTGATCCTGATCACCTTTAGCAGTGCTCTTTTCGTTCACAGTTTAACGGCTTTAACAACGTTTTGGAACTATCAGTGGGTGACCATACCTGCTTTGAAAATGGGTTACGTATGGATTTCACTGCCCATCATGGCCGGTACGATGGTAATCTATCTTGCTGCACATGTGTTTATGAATGTTAAATTGATTACAGTGCGGGGAGGGGAATAG
- a CDS encoding TRAP transporter substrate-binding protein, whose amino-acid sequence MKKRAGMLGMTVAAFGMALTGCGNDETSGEEGAADLKIVAAHNQTSPDNPFQEGMLEFKNVAESESDGTIEVEVHAGTIGTEESELVEKLTLGAADLVLVSPGFMTATGIKEVDLLALPYLFEDYEHWEAVVDGDVGEDLAEIINEQSGNDFKVLGYWSAGVRHYYGKEPLQSIEDLRGMSIRTQTSGVVADFWGQAGATPVDVAWGELYQGLQQNVVDSSENSYPYFVQQNHHQTPNGKYTTETGHDYTTRLLLVNGDRFDELTEEQKEILLNAAEASTVAEREALYAQEEEYKEKALEEGAEINEIDREPFIEIARPIHEAFAEDAGIEDILQRINDLKE is encoded by the coding sequence ATGAAAAAACGCGCAGGTATGCTGGGGATGACCGTTGCAGCTTTCGGAATGGCACTTACAGGATGTGGAAATGATGAAACGAGTGGAGAAGAAGGGGCGGCAGATCTGAAGATTGTGGCTGCCCACAACCAGACCTCACCGGATAACCCATTCCAGGAAGGGATGCTTGAGTTTAAGAATGTAGCTGAATCCGAATCAGACGGGACGATTGAAGTTGAAGTCCATGCTGGGACGATTGGGACGGAAGAGTCCGAGCTCGTTGAAAAGCTGACCCTTGGTGCAGCGGATCTAGTCCTAGTATCACCAGGATTTATGACAGCTACAGGGATTAAAGAAGTTGATTTGTTAGCGCTGCCATATCTATTTGAAGATTATGAGCACTGGGAGGCTGTCGTAGACGGAGATGTAGGTGAGGACCTTGCGGAGATTATTAACGAACAGTCCGGCAATGACTTTAAAGTACTTGGCTACTGGTCAGCCGGTGTCCGTCACTACTACGGAAAAGAGCCGCTTCAATCCATTGAAGATCTCCGTGGCATGTCCATCCGGACACAGACCTCCGGTGTGGTTGCAGACTTCTGGGGTCAGGCCGGTGCAACCCCGGTTGATGTGGCGTGGGGAGAGCTCTATCAGGGCCTGCAGCAAAATGTTGTAGATTCTTCTGAGAACTCATATCCGTACTTTGTTCAGCAGAATCATCACCAGACACCTAATGGAAAATACACGACAGAGACAGGCCATGACTACACCACCCGCCTTCTTTTAGTTAACGGAGACCGTTTTGATGAGCTGACGGAAGAGCAGAAGGAGATTCTGTTAAACGCTGCAGAAGCATCAACAGTGGCAGAACGTGAAGCCCTTTACGCACAGGAAGAGGAGTATAAGGAAAAAGCCCTTGAGGAAGGCGCGGAAATCAATGAAATTGACCGGGAGCCGTTCATCGAGATTGCCCGTCCGATTCATGAAGCGTTCGCAGAAGATGCCGGCATTGAGGACATTCTCCAGAGAATCAACGATCTCAAAGAATAA